In Lolium rigidum isolate FL_2022 chromosome 3, APGP_CSIRO_Lrig_0.1, whole genome shotgun sequence, the genomic window TCCTGCAGCGTCGGCAACTGCCCAACCCGACGTCGGATCCGGTCGTCGTCTTCGATGACGACGAGCAGGTGGAGCCGGCCGCTGGGCCGACGGGGAACCGGCAGACAGCTCCAGCCGGTGCAGCGCCCAACGGAGCCGTGGTCGTCAATACGCACACCGAGTGCTCGGCCATTGCCAGGGACTCGTCCAGCGACAACTTCGCGGTGCTGGTGCACGTCAGGGCTCCCGGGATGATCGAAAACGACgcggcgccgcgcgcgccgctggACCTTGTGACGGTGCTCGACGTGAGCGGCAGCATGAGCGGGCAGAAGCTGGCGCTGCTGAAGCAGGCGATGCGGTTCGTCGTCGACAACCTAGGCCCCAACGACCGCCTATCCGTCGTGTCCTTCTCCTCCGACGCGCGCCGCGTGACCAGGCTCGCGCGCATGACGGACGCCGGGAAGGCTTCTTGCATCAGCGCCGTGGAGTCCCTAGCGGCGCGTGGCGGCACCAACATCGCCGAGGGGCTCCGGACGGCCGCCAAGGTGCTCGACCAGCGCCGGCACAGGAACCCCGTCTCCAGCGTCGTGCTCCTCTCCGACGGCCAGGACACCTACACCTCGGTGACACGACGGGGTGCTGGGGCCAACTACGAGGCGCTCGTCCCACCCTCCTTTCTGCGTACCGACGGCGAGTGGTCGGCGCCGATCCACACGTTCGGCTTCGGCAATGACCACGACGCCGCGGCGATGCACGTGATCGCCGAGGCGACGGGCGGCACGTTCTCGTTCATCGAAAATGAGGCGGTGATCCAGGACGCGTTCGCGCAGTGCATCGGGGGGCTGCTCTCCGTCGTGGTCCAAGAGGCGCGTATCGCCGTCACATGCTTGCATCCGGGGGTCCGTGTCATTTCGGTCAGGTCAGGCCGCTACGAGAGCCACGTTGAGGAagatggccgcgccgcctcggtccGGGTCGGGGAGCTGTACGCGGACGAGGAGAGGCGTTTCCTGCTGTTCCTTGCGGTGCCAAGAGCCGAAGCGACGGACGGCAACAACACTATGTGTCTGGTGAAAGTGGTCTGCAGCTACAGAGACGCGGCGACCGGCGGGGACGTGAGCGTGACGGCGGAGGACGTGGTGGTGGCGAGGCCGGAGGAAGCAGGCGACGCGGAGCGGTCGGCGGAGGTGGAGCGGGAGCGCGtgcgggtggaggcggcggaggacatcgctgcggcgagggcggcggcggagcggggcGCGCACGAGGAGGCGGTAGGGATACTCGAGAACCGGCAGCGCGTGGTGGCGCAGTCGGGGGACAGCGACGCCGTGATCGTGGCGCTGGGCGCCGAGCTGCTGGAGATGCGGGAGCGTGTGTCGACCCGGCACAGCTACATGCGCTCGGGGCGGGCGTACATGCTCGCCGGCATGAGCGCGCACGCGCAGCAGCGCGCCAACTCGAGGCAGATGATGCAGGACCCGGTTAATCAATCTGGGAACTCGGATGGTCTTCCCAGAATGGTGTCATTTCGCGCGGTCGGCTCGGCGGCGGTGCAGGACGAGGCGACCTTGTCGTACGCGACGCCGGCCATGCGCGCCATGCTTCTGCGCTCCAGGAATGCGTCCGCCGCGCAAGGGCAGCAGGAGAAGCAGCCCACGGCTGGAGACGACGCGCACAGCTCCGAACCGGAAGTCCATATATGATGTAACCAGCATGCAACATCCATGTTTACGAATGGAGTACGATTACGAGTCATCATGTTGAAAATGGACACCGTATTTTCATTTTACTGAATTTTTTTTTGGAGTTTGTTTCTCTTGTATCGATGCCCTCAATTTTTAGTAGCCTGTGTCACTTCGAATTCACTTTCCCACACTTGAGATATGTGATCTCATATTATAAGTCTACCTGAGATTTTGCGGTGTATTTGGTAGCTTGTGTAGTTGAGAGACGCCCTTTGcattgaaccggagggagtatatgtgtATGGGAGAAGCTCCACATCGGGTGGTTACAGACTAGCCATCTGATCAACCGTGATCTCATAACCGTTGCAATGTAAAATCCTAAATGGCATGCCATACATCACTATTAAGGGTTCCGCTAGGATCTCATGGATATGGATGTACACTCTATGAGTCTTCTCTTATCCCCCCTTGACCACATGATAGATGATGAGGGTGTCAGTTGATGTGTGTTCTCTACCACATGTTCAAAGGTAGTCCCCTCTCTTGTCCTTAAAGGCAAGTGATGCATGGTCGACTTCATACAACATCACGGGAGATAATTAACACACAATGATGAAGGAATGAATAAAACATTTTTATTTCATCTCAAGTCCATAACTAGGGTTTCACCATATCCCCCAAAAACAAAGAGACTACTCAAAATAGAGGTAGGAGACCGTCACCATGACAATAAAATGAATCAATTACATAGGGGGAGGGGGACGAATACTTGTTCAAATCCACAACAAGATATGGGACATACAACAAGATGGGAATGGATGATGGTGTTCATGCAaaggttggtgatggagatgatgcccACGCATCCCTCTCCTAAGTATCCTCTTCTTCTCCCTTCAATGGTGTTGCGGTGATGGTGGAGATCACTGTGGTGGCGGCTATGGAGGTGGTGGAGCGGCAGAACTCCATCGTGGGGGTGCGGATGGGTCTCTTGTTCTCCCTTCACTCTCCGCTCCTTTATAGATACCTAGGAGGGTCCTCCTAGCCCCCAATACCAACCCAATGACCTAGGGAGTACAGGGTGGATTCTGTGAAGAAACGTGGAAGTTCGCGAGGTTTCCATCGCCTGGAACCCGCAGTATGGTTGGGCAATACGGGCGGAGAAACTCGGAAGTTCACGAGGTTTCTGTCGCCTGGAACCTGCAGTATGACAGGGTGGTACGGCCAGGCTAATGATCACCAAACTCTCTGGTTGCTTCGGTATTTTGGCCGATGTTTCCTCATACAAACTCTGATTGATGTGTTCTTTGGCTTGTTAGACTCTTGTGGACGAGGACTACAAGACCATGGTTTTGGATATTTAATTTCAGATGATGGAAATATCATCCTTTTGCCACTCCTCAAATGGCTAAGTATGGTGCGTGTAGCTCCTCCATATTATGTCCTCTTTGCCCCTATTGCATTTGTCTATCCATAATCTCCCATAACACCTACACATATATCAAAGACAAGGAAAAGTGATAAAATTCCACCTAAACTACTAGTGGTGCAAAACTCATATGAAAATAAATGGAAACCAGTAATCATGTATAATAGCTAGATTAAGCATGGGATGAGTGGTAACTACGCATAAAGTATGCTCTAGAAGTTTACATAAATTCCACTATCGGCTTCCAAGGAGGAAGATGGAAGATGATTTCGGTACAAGCTCTTTCAGTAATCGCATCCATCCCTCCTTTTGAGGCTTCATTGCGGTACATATCTATTGGTCGACCATGTTGGCGAGGGGAAGATGTAGTGTAACGCAATGGCCTCTAGAGGTAAAGGATGGAGGGAAGGATTGTTGGTGCAACTAGTTGGAGTTCATCATGGTGACCTTTGCTCTCTCCCATGATCCCGGGCTGATGAGGCAGCCACTCCTGATGCCATCGAATGCATTTATTTAACCTCGAAGACGGAGGCCCTCGAAGGGATTCCCAGCGTCAtgcaactctctctctctctctctctctctctctctctctctctctctctccctccctccagtTATTTTGCTAGAGGCAAAGAGGACCTGATCGCCTTTTCTTACTATTTGTTAGGGTCCTTTATGCTAATGTTCAGGGTTGCTCTATAGTTTTTGGTTTTTCTTTCGTCATGTACTCAAGTTGTAACCCATTGTTGAAGCAATGCAGCTCGAGGCCCTTTCGGGCTTTTCCTCTCTTAAAAAAAGAGAGTATAATCTTAATTTCATTGACCATCCTTGTCGTTTTAACTCCAATAAGTGTACTTAGCTTCTATGTTTGTTTAAATCAAACTCATTTAATTTTAATCAACTTTATAGGAAAAATGTAGTAACATCTGTGTTACTAAATTAATATCAGTACATAGTTCTATAATATATACCAATTTGGCATCATATATGTAGGTATTTATTTCTACAAAGTTAATCAAACACCGATAAGGTTAATTTGTGTCAGAGGTAGAAATGCACTTATTGACTAACAGAGGAAGTAGTCTTTAATGTGGTAACTAGGAAGCAAAGGCGcgacggcacgccgcgcccgtggagcTACCATTTGAGTATGCATGGTTGATATTAGTTGCAGAGGAGTCTTATGACTGAGAAATACATCTCTTTCAAGGTTGCTACGTACTGAAAGAAAGAATCGACTTAGTTACATAGTAGAAGCACGATAAGGTAAATAATTTAATCGATGACATTGTGAAAGTTGCTCCATACTTGGGACCTCACATTAGTTGACAGCGCTAGCTGATGTCTACACGGCGCTGGTACGTATTTTTTCTGCTGGACTGAGCCGGGCGGCAACGATGTATATTCCCGTTGGATTATAAGGATTATATAATCAACGGATCTTTATTCCAGAGGGGCTGAATTATCTAGCTGTTCTAATCTACACTACTGGTAACATAGATAacttcggtggagtggtgttcatctaccacattgttggcgctgagtctcagtggcatggtgctgcagggtatcgacgacagatgcgggatgatgtatacgtgcaggagggtggagccgtctggcgtcatggtggcatcgacggcaggtcttgcaaggttaatgcgttgatctctcttgaagatggagtcgaggaagacggcgggagcaactcctgtggcgtgtgcgttggcgtgcgctgagagtctgcttgactggatgtgtttctcacctgctattgggcggtctgagaaggcatttagttttggatgatttgagttggtgtattgtcaccctcttcatcccactgtaggtatagtaaggttgcttcaagtttgatcttttgtattttttcttgtaaggtttcgtgaataatctaataaaaaaagccgtgtgcatcctttggatgcagaagctggggcgatatttcccccatttcgaaaaaaaaaactactgGTAACATAGATAACTGATGGCATGCTAAAGGTAGCTGCCATAGCTGCTGAGGCACAAGAGGCGAGATATAGTCTGTTGGGTAACAGGTGATAGATAGTTCGTGGGAACAATATAAACTGAGTATATGTATATAGAGTAGATGACGCACAACTGTAGTCTATTTCACTCAGAATGCAAGGTGAAAGGTAAGGATAATATGTCCGGTTGCTTCAATGCAAAATGGGGATTCCAAATAAAGGGAAAATGACTGTAAATTGTTGCGTGATAAGCAAAAAAAGATACAAACATTGACTGATATTATGTCCTCCTAGACCTATGAATGAGTTTGCCAGTCAATAATACCTAGAAAGAAACACGCTTCAAGGCAATGGAAAGAAGGGAAGCAGAAATGGGCGGACTGCATCAGGAAAGCCCtctaaagaacatgtcattccctAGTTTCATTTGCTCATAAAGGCGTACACACCAGGCCATGCATCTCCTCATTCAGATAAATCCCACTTCGCAGCTGAAACAATCACATAAATATATCACGACGTGTACCCTGAAGCACACCAAAATTGAATCTCAAATATACAAAATAACTGAACAAATGGTGCAGCATACTTGGTTTACCTTGATCAATATATAATACAGTACCATATACATAGGGCTAGTTCTCCCAATCTTATTCAATTCCTGTACAATGTCCAAGGAATCCTCCAGGCAAACCGGTGAACATATTTTAGCTTCCAAAAGAGAATCAAGTATACATTTATAGCAAAACAGGAAGGAAAGACTTCTTACCTCTGGTTTAGTCTTGTCTTCGAGATACCGAAATAATTGTTAGCAGTAACCTCTTTCAACACACTCATCACCCACGGTTTAGTATTCCCATCATCTCTTTTTGATATTTTGAGTAACTTCCTTAACAACAGTCTGCATATTATTTGTTTTAGATCTTGCATGAAGCCATcaagttctccaagataattttgCAAAAccttatctccttgttttgtctCTAATCTGTTGACTAACTTTTCAGTTCCACAACCTGTAGTCGCTTTCTCTAACTCAACAGGACGTTCCTCATTATGAGATTTAATAAGACTAAAGAAATACCGTGCCATCGGAACATGAGAAACTTGACAATTTAAACTTTCATGTTTGTTCCATCCTAGAATGCTTACTGTGGAGGTATTACATTTTTCACCGTTGATTTTTACGGATGTATAAAAATTGTATCATCAACCATGAAAAATCATTGTATTAGATTTTTAGGGGTTGCTAAGCTCtagggtttatttgcataaagccaagtttagttcataaacctttaataaagatgcttgaattgctaactaactcaaggggaaacattagtgtcattcccacaacatcagttgtgttttcaaaattcaagtcacattcaattccccattcctttttaagacaagttctgacaacggaacagtatggcctttccaattgtccgtaaccgtggacacggctattcgaataggtttaacactctgcagaggttgtactcttgtgccacaacttttgattacatccgtcggggataaccccgaatcatcgtaactcagtacgcggatcatcaaccataacctttcacttaaataacctagtataggcacctctccccatgagcttggcctcccggtgaaaacaaaccgtcaacccgggaactgcacagggcttgggtcgtacattcacctcatattcacatcatttcactttcaacggaggcagccttggcataaccctatgatgcttgttcagagggaacccatactaaaccacataagtttctagttaagccctacccataatcaggtattgtgggggtacttgtataattggaagggtatcgcatccgaacccaatcatcagttttcacaaACTTTCACCAAGTCATTTAATTCACATTCATCTTCAAaagctttcaaagtcatttcatttcacattgtTCCCACCTAGAGTAGGCAATTTTAATTACTTAGCAATGGCAACTACTCATgatggggtgctatctagctttgcttgcttaggctaaagttgatgctcttgttccatGGCGAGCCCGATCCCTACCCTCCTGCCCACCTTGGTGCTCGACACAACGACTGGCCAAGCAAGGCAAAGCGAGAGCAGCACTTCCCAGTGCGAGTTCCAGCCAGTTTCGTTGCCACTGGAAGCGACGTCATCACGAAGGCGGAGGGGCGGCGGAGCATGCTGAAGCTTGCAGAGCGGATGGTGACGAGGTGACGGTGTCGACGACACACCAATGGACCACACTTTCTTGTGAGATGTGTACATGAGGTGCTCAGCACAAAATGTCCAGTAGGGATAGCACAGGTGAGCCATAGAGCACGACCAAGCACATTCAGCGGCACTTTGCATGCACA contains:
- the LOC124694604 gene encoding E3 ubiquitin-protein ligase WAV3-like, coding for MEGPDQTNPCAICLGSMRAGGGQATFTAECSHTFHFSCISTSVAHGNLVCPLCNAQWRDLPFVRPTSVPQPPPGHIMQHRQPPPAHIMQHRQPPPAHILQRRQLPNPTSDPVVVFDDDEQVEPAAGPTGNRQTAPAGAAPNGAVVVNTHTECSAIARDSSSDNFAVLVHVRAPGMIENDAAPRAPLDLVTVLDVSGSMSGQKLALLKQAMRFVVDNLGPNDRLSVVSFSSDARRVTRLARMTDAGKASCISAVESLAARGGTNIAEGLRTAAKVLDQRRHRNPVSSVVLLSDGQDTYTSVTRRGAGANYEALVPPSFLRTDGEWSAPIHTFGFGNDHDAAAMHVIAEATGGTFSFIENEAVIQDAFAQCIGGLLSVVVQEARIAVTCLHPGVRVISVRSGRYESHVEEDGRAASVRVGELYADEERRFLLFLAVPRAEATDGNNTMCLVKVVCSYRDAATGGDVSVTAEDVVVARPEEAGDAERSAEVERERVRVEAAEDIAAARAAAERGAHEEAVGILENRQRVVAQSGDSDAVIVALGAELLEMRERVSTRHSYMRSGRAYMLAGMSAHAQQRANSRQMMQDPVNQSGNSDGLPRMVSFRAVGSAAVQDEATLSYATPAMRAMLLRSRNASAAQGQQEKQPTAGDDAHSSEPEVHI